One Carassius gibelio isolate Cgi1373 ecotype wild population from Czech Republic chromosome A7, carGib1.2-hapl.c, whole genome shotgun sequence DNA window includes the following coding sequences:
- the LOC128016884 gene encoding sodium/hydrogen exchanger 5 isoform X1 produces MRGLSLLMFITVAGEATTDLFVTVASLPPELEVSAAPAGTSPVTARHIPGPGEYGHPGIALARSEEEPAVPSTEDGESSHPHGGGGGGYDIVQWEWSYVKTPYIIASWLLVASVAKILFHCSQRFTTAVPESCMLILLGLVLGAVVLIASKKQPYQLDPGLFFLFLLPTIVGDAGYFMPARLFFDNLGAILMYAVVGTLWNAFCTGFCLYGVKMAGGIDEKVNAGLMDFLLFGALISAVDPVAVIAVFEEVHVNETLFIIVFGESLLNDAVTVVLYKVYISFVEAGPGNVYTADYFKGIASFLIVSIGGTLVGLIFAVILAFVTRFTKTVRIIEPLFIFLLVYLAYLTAELFSLSAILSMTFCGIGCNKYVEANISQKSRTTVKYTMKTLASIAETIIFIFLGISAVDKSKWAWDTGLVVSTLIFILVFRAVGVAGQTWFLNWFRLVPLEKIDQVVMSYGGLRGAVAFALVVLLDKEHVKAKDYFVATTIVVVFFTVMFQGLTIKPLVKWLKVPRSTNRKPTINEEIHERAFDHILTAVEDIAGLNGYHHWRDKWEQFDKNYLSKLLLRKSVYHKSELWEAYQKINIRDAISVIDQGGNVLTSARLSLPSMASRTSFPEFTNVTNYLRENGSGVCLDLQVIDTVPGAKIEEELETHHVLAENLYKPRRQYQSHYSRHFMTVGEKERQDREVFQRNMHNRLESFKSTRYKRHKKDRSQKKHKGSDAKEQDTSDKPRRNVSWQDRDPVVVPMAPEEDIHDPSEPDKDEDVGITFVARKAPETPKERPKSVPAALDACQSPVAAPPSPTCGEKNLPWKCGMGSLPPCVSVEANKIIPIDLQQAWNQSISSLESLASPPEPQHPRVSALSRLGGPVRTSANGKSGGGVGAGSGSNTGSPSSGQFKFPTAKEEEEEGALSQQQQELQALMSSLTPTPPPAMQSAGKRRNPCVYLRSLVTVPPSGGEPQSRRPTQL; encoded by the exons ATGCGGGGCTTAAGTTTGCTCATGTTCATAACTGTGGCTGGTGAAGCAACGACTGACCTTTTCGTGACCGTAGCATCACTCCCGCCAGAGCTGGAGGTAAGCGCTGCACCTGCCGGCACATCCCCCGTCACCGCTCGCCATATTCCCGGACCCGGAGAGTATGGACATCCCGGGATCGCGCTCGCGCGGTCTGAGGAGGAACCGGCGGTGCCGAGCACGGAGGACGGAGAGTCGTCTCATCCccacggaggaggaggaggaggttacGATATAGTGCAGTGGGAATGGAGCTACGTGAAGACACCTTACATTATAGCCAGCTGGCTCTTGGTGGCCAGTGTGGCGAAAATAC TTTTCCACTGCTCTCAGCGTTTCACCACAGCGGTCCCAGAGAGCTGTATGCTGATTCTGCTGGGTCTGGTTCTGGGTGCAGTGGTTCTTATCGCCAGCAAGAAGCAGCCTTACCAACTGGACCCAGgactttttttcctctttctcctgCCGACTATAGTTGGGGATGCTGGGTATTTTATGCCAGCACGGCTTTTTTTCGACAACTTGGGTGCCATTTTGATGTATGCTGTGGTAGGCACACTGTGGAACGCCTTCTGCACTGGATTCTGTCTCTATGGAGTCAAGATGGCAGGAGGCATAG atgaaaAAGTGAATGCGGGTTTGATGGATTTCTTGTTGTTTGGCGCTCTGATCTCGGCTGTGGATCCTGTAGCTGTGATCGCTGTGTTTGAAGAAGTCCATGTGAATGAGACACTCTTCATCATTGTCTTTGGCGAGTCACTGCTCAATGATGCTGTCACTGTG GTCTTATACAAAGTGTACATATCCTTTGTGGAAGCGGGACCAGGAAATGTTTACACTGCAGACTATTTTAAAGGAATTG CATCCTTCCTCATAGTCAGTATTGGAGGGACTTTGGTTGGGCTCATCTTTGCCGTCATTCTGGCCTTTGTCACTCGTTTCACGAAGACAGTGCGCATCATAGAGCCACTGTTCATCTTCCTGTTGGTTTACCTGGCCTACCTGACGGCAGAACTCTTCTCTCTGTCAGCTATTCTATC GATGACTTTCTGTGGCATTGGCTGCAACAAGTATGTGGAGGCCAATATATCCCAGAAGTCCCGGACCACCGTGAAGTACACCATGAAGACCCTGGCCAGCATTGCAGAGACGATCATCTTCATCTTTTTGGGTATCTCAGCTGTGGACAAGTCCAAATGGGCCTGGGACACTGGCCTTGTCGTCAGCACCCTCATATTTATCTTAGTCTTCAGGGCTGTGG GTGTTGCGGGGCAGACTTGGTTCCTGAACTGGTTCAGGCTGGTTCCTCTGGAAAAGATCGATCAAGTGGTGATGTCATACGGCGGTCTCCGAGGTGCTGTTGCCTTTGCTCTCGTGGTACTTTTAGATAAAGAACACGTGAAGGCTAAAGACTACTTTGTGGCAACAACCATAGTTGTGGTTTTCTTCACAGTCATGTTTCAG GGTTTAACCATCAAGCCTTTAGTGAAATGGTTGAAAGTGCCTCGCAGCACAAACAGAAAACCCACCATTAACGAAGAGATCCATGAGCGT GCCTTTGACCACATTCTGACGGCTGTGGAGGACATTGCCGGTTTGAATGGATACCATCATTGGAGAGATAA GTGGGAGCAATTTGACAAGAACTATTTGAGCAAGCTGCTTTTGAGAAAGTCTGTGTACCATAAGAGTGAACTGTGGGAGGCCTATCAGAAAATCAACATCAGAGATGCCATCAGTGTCATTGATCAG gGTGGGAATGTGTTGACCTCTGCTAGACTCTCTCTGCCTTCCATGGCTAGCAGAACCTCTTTTCCAGAGTTCACAAATGTTACCAACTACCT GAGAGAGAATGGCAGTGGAGTGTGTCTAGACCTCCAGGTGATTGACACAGTGCCAGGAGCCAAAATAGAGGAAGAGCTTGAGACACATCATGTTCTTGCTGAAAACCTCTACAAACCCAGGAGACAG TACCAGTCTCACTATAGTCGGCACTTCATGACAGTGGGTGAAAAAGAGAGACAGGACAGGGAGGTGTTCCAGAGGAATATGCACAACCGTCTGGAGTCCTTTAAATCCACTCGCTACAAGCGCCACAAGAAGGACCGCAGTCAGAAAAAG catAAAGGGTCAGATGCTAAAGAGCAAGACACCAGTGACAAACCACGCCGAAATGTCAGCTGGCAGGACAGAG ACCCAGTTGTGGTTCCAATGGCGCCTGAGGAGGATATACATGATCCTTCTGAACCAGATAAAGATGAGGATGTAGGCATCACTTTTGTGGCTCGCAAAGCCCCAGAAACACCAAAGGAGAGACCAAAATCAG TACCAGCTGCACTGGATGCTTGTCAGAGCCCAGTTGCAGCCCCTCCATCGCCAACATGTGGAGAGAAAAACCTGCCGTGGAAATGTGGCATGGGTTCCCTCCCTCCCTGTGTGTCTGTGGAGGCAAATAAAATTATCCCTATAGACCTGCAGCAAGCTTGGAACCAGAGCATCTCCTCTCTGGAGAGCCTGGCTTCTCCTCCAGAGCCTCAGCACCCACGTGTTAGCGCCCTCTCGAGGCTGGGAGGACCTGTGCGGACCTCTGCAAATGGAAAAAGTGGCGGTGGTGTTGGTGCAGGATCAGGAAGTAATACAGGTTCCCCAAGTTCAGGGCAGTTCAAGTTCCCTACAgcgaaggaggaagaggaggaaggtgCCCTctcgcagcagcagcaggaacTGCAGGCCCTAATGTCTTCTTTGACGCCGACGCCGCCACCTGCCATGCAGTCTGCCGGAAAGAGAAGGAATCCTTGTGTTTATCTTAGAAGTCTAGTGACAGTGCCACCTTCTGGTGGGGAGCCACAAAGCAGGAGGCCGACCCAATTGTAA
- the LOC128016884 gene encoding sodium/hydrogen exchanger 5 isoform X2, with protein MRGLSLLMFITVAGEATTDLFVTVASLPPELEVSAAPAGTSPVTARHIPGPGEYGHPGIALARSEEEPAVPSTEDGESSHPHGGGGGGYDIVQWEWSYVKTPYIIASWLLVASVAKILFHCSQRFTTAVPESCMLILLGLVLGAVVLIASKKQPYQLDPGLFFLFLLPTIVGDAGYFMPARLFFDNLGAILMYAVVGTLWNAFCTGFCLYGVKMAGGIDEKVNAGLMDFLLFGALISAVDPVAVIAVFEEVHVNETLFIIVFGESLLNDAVTVVLYKVYISFVEAGPGNVYTADYFKGIASFLIVSIGGTLVGLIFAVILAFVTRFTKTVRIIEPLFIFLLVYLAYLTAELFSLSAILSMTFCGIGCNKYVEANISQKSRTTVKYTMKTLASIAETIIFIFLGISAVDKSKWAWDTGLVVSTLIFILVFRAVGVAGQTWFLNWFRLVPLEKIDQVVMSYGGLRGAVAFALVVLLDKEHVKAKDYFVATTIVVVFFTVMFQGLTIKPLVKWLKVPRSTNRKPTINEEIHERAFDHILTAVEDIAGLNGYHHWRDKWEQFDKNYLSKLLLRKSVYHKSELWEAYQKINIRDAISVIDQGGNVLTSARLSLPSMASRTSFPEFTNVTNYLRENGSGVCLDLQVIDTVPGAKIEEELETHHVLAENLYKPRRQYQSHYSRHFMTVGEKERQDREDIHDPSEPDKDEDVGITFVARKAPETPKERPKSVPAALDACQSPVAAPPSPTCGEKNLPWKCGMGSLPPCVSVEANKIIPIDLQQAWNQSISSLESLASPPEPQHPRVSALSRLGGPVRTSANGKSGGGVGAGSGSNTGSPSSGQFKFPTAKEEEEEGALSQQQQELQALMSSLTPTPPPAMQSAGKRRNPCVYLRSLVTVPPSGGEPQSRRPTQL; from the exons ATGCGGGGCTTAAGTTTGCTCATGTTCATAACTGTGGCTGGTGAAGCAACGACTGACCTTTTCGTGACCGTAGCATCACTCCCGCCAGAGCTGGAGGTAAGCGCTGCACCTGCCGGCACATCCCCCGTCACCGCTCGCCATATTCCCGGACCCGGAGAGTATGGACATCCCGGGATCGCGCTCGCGCGGTCTGAGGAGGAACCGGCGGTGCCGAGCACGGAGGACGGAGAGTCGTCTCATCCccacggaggaggaggaggaggttacGATATAGTGCAGTGGGAATGGAGCTACGTGAAGACACCTTACATTATAGCCAGCTGGCTCTTGGTGGCCAGTGTGGCGAAAATAC TTTTCCACTGCTCTCAGCGTTTCACCACAGCGGTCCCAGAGAGCTGTATGCTGATTCTGCTGGGTCTGGTTCTGGGTGCAGTGGTTCTTATCGCCAGCAAGAAGCAGCCTTACCAACTGGACCCAGgactttttttcctctttctcctgCCGACTATAGTTGGGGATGCTGGGTATTTTATGCCAGCACGGCTTTTTTTCGACAACTTGGGTGCCATTTTGATGTATGCTGTGGTAGGCACACTGTGGAACGCCTTCTGCACTGGATTCTGTCTCTATGGAGTCAAGATGGCAGGAGGCATAG atgaaaAAGTGAATGCGGGTTTGATGGATTTCTTGTTGTTTGGCGCTCTGATCTCGGCTGTGGATCCTGTAGCTGTGATCGCTGTGTTTGAAGAAGTCCATGTGAATGAGACACTCTTCATCATTGTCTTTGGCGAGTCACTGCTCAATGATGCTGTCACTGTG GTCTTATACAAAGTGTACATATCCTTTGTGGAAGCGGGACCAGGAAATGTTTACACTGCAGACTATTTTAAAGGAATTG CATCCTTCCTCATAGTCAGTATTGGAGGGACTTTGGTTGGGCTCATCTTTGCCGTCATTCTGGCCTTTGTCACTCGTTTCACGAAGACAGTGCGCATCATAGAGCCACTGTTCATCTTCCTGTTGGTTTACCTGGCCTACCTGACGGCAGAACTCTTCTCTCTGTCAGCTATTCTATC GATGACTTTCTGTGGCATTGGCTGCAACAAGTATGTGGAGGCCAATATATCCCAGAAGTCCCGGACCACCGTGAAGTACACCATGAAGACCCTGGCCAGCATTGCAGAGACGATCATCTTCATCTTTTTGGGTATCTCAGCTGTGGACAAGTCCAAATGGGCCTGGGACACTGGCCTTGTCGTCAGCACCCTCATATTTATCTTAGTCTTCAGGGCTGTGG GTGTTGCGGGGCAGACTTGGTTCCTGAACTGGTTCAGGCTGGTTCCTCTGGAAAAGATCGATCAAGTGGTGATGTCATACGGCGGTCTCCGAGGTGCTGTTGCCTTTGCTCTCGTGGTACTTTTAGATAAAGAACACGTGAAGGCTAAAGACTACTTTGTGGCAACAACCATAGTTGTGGTTTTCTTCACAGTCATGTTTCAG GGTTTAACCATCAAGCCTTTAGTGAAATGGTTGAAAGTGCCTCGCAGCACAAACAGAAAACCCACCATTAACGAAGAGATCCATGAGCGT GCCTTTGACCACATTCTGACGGCTGTGGAGGACATTGCCGGTTTGAATGGATACCATCATTGGAGAGATAA GTGGGAGCAATTTGACAAGAACTATTTGAGCAAGCTGCTTTTGAGAAAGTCTGTGTACCATAAGAGTGAACTGTGGGAGGCCTATCAGAAAATCAACATCAGAGATGCCATCAGTGTCATTGATCAG gGTGGGAATGTGTTGACCTCTGCTAGACTCTCTCTGCCTTCCATGGCTAGCAGAACCTCTTTTCCAGAGTTCACAAATGTTACCAACTACCT GAGAGAGAATGGCAGTGGAGTGTGTCTAGACCTCCAGGTGATTGACACAGTGCCAGGAGCCAAAATAGAGGAAGAGCTTGAGACACATCATGTTCTTGCTGAAAACCTCTACAAACCCAGGAGACAG TACCAGTCTCACTATAGTCGGCACTTCATGACAGTGGGTGAAAAAGAGAGACAGGACAGGGAG GATATACATGATCCTTCTGAACCAGATAAAGATGAGGATGTAGGCATCACTTTTGTGGCTCGCAAAGCCCCAGAAACACCAAAGGAGAGACCAAAATCAG TACCAGCTGCACTGGATGCTTGTCAGAGCCCAGTTGCAGCCCCTCCATCGCCAACATGTGGAGAGAAAAACCTGCCGTGGAAATGTGGCATGGGTTCCCTCCCTCCCTGTGTGTCTGTGGAGGCAAATAAAATTATCCCTATAGACCTGCAGCAAGCTTGGAACCAGAGCATCTCCTCTCTGGAGAGCCTGGCTTCTCCTCCAGAGCCTCAGCACCCACGTGTTAGCGCCCTCTCGAGGCTGGGAGGACCTGTGCGGACCTCTGCAAATGGAAAAAGTGGCGGTGGTGTTGGTGCAGGATCAGGAAGTAATACAGGTTCCCCAAGTTCAGGGCAGTTCAAGTTCCCTACAgcgaaggaggaagaggaggaaggtgCCCTctcgcagcagcagcaggaacTGCAGGCCCTAATGTCTTCTTTGACGCCGACGCCGCCACCTGCCATGCAGTCTGCCGGAAAGAGAAGGAATCCTTGTGTTTATCTTAGAAGTCTAGTGACAGTGCCACCTTCTGGTGGGGAGCCACAAAGCAGGAGGCCGACCCAATTGTAA